The region GGCACTCGAACATATACTGCAAAATATCGCaagttaaaatagaaaataaaatagtttaaaattacttacgaTGAAGCAATAGAAGCGTCGACGTGTTGGTCGTCCTCCCAGTGTCTTCGAGAATCCACCAAAGGTTGCCTATCATCTGAAGAAACACCCACACTATTAATAACCCTGGTAGCTGTATCTACCAGGCTTGGCCAGTCTCCATCTTGCGGTAATGGAAACTCGTCTTGGAATCCTCCACTTAATTGATTGTTCTTGCCTTTGCCCAAAAGCATGCTTCCCACCGCCATATCTTCTTTCGACAGCTTGTACTCAGTAGGTAAGGGGCTAGAGGCAGTACTGGCGTTAGAAATAACAGTGGCAGGTCGCGCCATGGTCAAAATGACTTCCGGTGGTTGAGATCCCTTATGCACTAATAGAGTATTGTTAAGATTCTCTTTGGAATGTGCCTTGCAATGGTCTTTACTCAATTTCGATTCACCACCCGTACCGGCTTCTATATTGTCAGGGTTTATCAAACGTAGCAGCTCTTCTTGAAAAGCATTATTGGAAGACAGGTTTGCACTGTTTCTGTTAGAAGATCGTACCGTTACACCAGGTCTTAACTTAGCCTCCCCATTTATTGATCTTGGACTTTGGTTTCTACTTGtggaataatttgaatttcccgTGGGCAAATGTTGCTTATTTAATCGCCGAGATGATTTTGGTGAAGAATTACCACCACCACTTCCTGTTGATAGATCATCTTCACTACCAACGCCTACAAAATTCATTCTATCACTAATTGAACTGTTGGTGGAATGTGTGTCTGCAGGAGGTATGTTTAGTCTTTGAAAATCATTGCTTAGATGCTGCAAATCTTTTGAAGACCTGTGATATTCGGTCTCTTGCCTCAAGCGGTCGTTTTGTTGCTTAATCAAGTTGTTCTTTTCCAGTTTATAAGCCAAATCATCAGTGGAACTGTTAGGGAACGTGAGAGGCTGCGAATAACTAAACTGCTGCAACGGCAACGAATTGCTCACTTGGATTTTATTGTGGTGAGCAGGTTGGGGTTGAATCGTTGAATAATGGTTATGGTTCTGTCCTACTTGAACTTGAGATATTTGGTGTGAATTATTGTTACGCTTTGGTGTCGACGGAAATGTATTGGTGTGACTTGAACGGGACGTGTGTTGTTGGCCGCTCTTTGAAGGCACTTCAAGTTCCTGGAGGATGTCATACCATTTGTCATCACTGGAATGACCACTCGATGAACTCGTTAAAGTGccctgaaaaaatttaaattcttttttcatattttgatcaacaaattgattcaattgctttaaatttaatgtagtttCTAAAAGCATGCAAAAATGAgacacaatataaaaaataacatttaacagttttcaggaaataaattattctacattaaaagtaatttaaattagactctgaacaatttaatttgtgttcCAATATATCCATTtggtacataaaaataaatgattttaaactttcaaagacattaatttttatttaaaaacaaatcataTTGTGTATAAAACTGCATCAATTTGtcctataaacaaatttatttaatttattaataagacgtaaaaacgtataaattaaaacataatatactaaaatattctatgGGTTCTAAATTCTCTCCTCGTCATTCACTGCACAAATTTGTTACACTACACCAAAAATATGagcaaaaaaaatttaaaccaaaACTTTCCGACACATTCCGACATGATTTGCCCTTTACTTACAAGAATTCCTGTTCTTTATCGGCTGTACAAAAACAAGAAGAACGTGTCAATTAAgatcaaaatttgatgttttgcTAGCAATATAACTAGaaataggaataaaatttacctCTGCATGTGTGGCCGAAACGGTGCCCGTGTATCTGTTTTCTTGTCCGTGAAAGGACTTACTGCTACTTCCGGTCCCGTAACCGGAACTGTTGCTCGATCGAGGAGGTGAGAAGCTGCGTTCGTAGATGCGTCGGTGGTTTCCTGCCACCGCCTGTTGCATCTGCGGTGCTCGCTTGCTTTGCCTCGTGTTATCGTTTTCTCCTGTGACATACCATTTAGATATTGCGTgacgttatttttattgattttacctGTAAGTAGTTCGTAGTCACCTTCGGTTCCCTCGTTGTACTTGCAGTTCTGAAGAGTGCATCCCTTGCGGGCGGTGCCGTCCGCCATCGGCGGTATCACAGTCAACAGGACGGTTTCCGATGTCTTCAACAGGTCGACCATTTGATCGTAGGTAAGTGTCGCCACAGCCACCTTACAAATTTCGACCAGACGGGAATTCTGTTTGAGTCCGGCTGTCCACGCTTGGCCCGCACTTTCCACCAGAGTGACAATGCCGTCAGGCTGCACGTGGAATCCCAGCTGACCCATGATGTTCCGGGATATGGAGAATTCTTGGGCGATCATGCCCTTCGTCACTGCCTTCAGTCGGTCCATCACCTATAAGAGTATGACATTAAAATTTCGTGataagaagaaaatttatacatacctCAATTAGTTCATCCCGGTCGGCGTTGGCGTCCCTCATGTGGATTGTCATGCATTCTCCTTGGTGATGGTAAATTCTGAGACTGTTGCTTTGGGGCGACCAACCCAAAATGCTTTTGCAAGCAGTCACGAACACAATTTGTTTAGATTGTTCCTCGATGAGGACGAAAGTATCGGACGAAATGCCGAGGAAGCACTCGATCTGCTCCCTTTGGCCACTGTCATCCAACATCACCTGCCATAAAATAGCACCTCTTTGGCATTTGTCGGGAATAAACCGTGGACGGATTTTATCCTTTTTCTTGCTTACGCTAAATATTGCTAAAATAAAACACGAAATTAGcaacaatgtttttttaaattttaatattaaacttacaaaatttttgaccTGTGTCCACTGGAGTATTGGATGAATGATTCACAACCAGATCTTTAAGGTACTCCTGTCTCGTCCTCGTGGCCATCGTAACAAACTTCTCCGAACGATGGGCGGCATTTTCCGCATTCACGACCTTCGCCAACAGAAAATCAGTGAAAACCTTGCCTTTGGGAAAGATTGCCCCCTCCTTAATGGGTGGACCGAAAACCTCCACATCCTTGGACCTGCTAACCGCGATTTTGTAATAGGTGTTCTCTGTGCACGGATTGATGGCCTGCACGACGATGAAGACGTGCTGGAATTGGGAACGGATGCCTTTAGGTGTGAATGGAAGAGCACCCGGCTCTTGGAAGACTATTGTTACGATATCGTTGCCGATGTGTCGTTTCCTGAGCAATTGTTGACGATTGTTGGCGGTGAATGGAAGCATCGTGGAAACGTGGAACATTATTTCGCAGTCCTGATACTGGGCGTACACCGAGTATAAACCAGTTGAATCAGCTGCAATACcacatgttataaataataatcgattaaaaattaatatatttatttacatttattgtcCAATCCAGCTCTATACTTATCGAAACCGTTGAGCTTGACTTTCTTCCCAATGGTTTCGAGAAACTCGGTGAATGCCGGTCCGGCTTCTTCGTTGTTGTACATCTCTTCCTCGGACGACTGGCCATCTTTACAATACATAATTCCGACTTTGTAGTGGTTCGTCAAACCCTGTTCGTCCAGCTTCAGAATTTGTTCGATCGATTGTTGATTCTGCAATCCCATTTTGAGGCAACTCAGCTGGATCTCCGGACAAACATACTCCAGAACCTCTGTAATCAAACAACAACATAGATATAAACATAGAATTAAATGTGTGGATGTGTGTAAAATTCGATATGACCCAACAATTACAggcaattagtaattaaatatttatgtttagcCTCGACGAAGTATGACAACATTACAAATgctatttgtaataattatttaaaaattgtttgtttctaGATCTCAGTGAATCATCaccattaaaactaatataccaatcccaataaattgttcaataaattaaatacagaataatattgaaaatgttagttttgaaataaaaatttaaactcttAAACGAAATAATGTTATAgttactgtaaaaatatttttatgatagaatactaaaagaatataaaaaaaatattttaattattg is a window of Aethina tumida isolate Nest 87 chromosome 7, icAetTumi1.1, whole genome shotgun sequence DNA encoding:
- the LOC109594571 gene encoding signal-induced proliferation-associated 1-like protein 1, coding for MIGLQECGPAPPRARANRTNATTTRERAAQALDYYHANVQKAWANANNANSGGRASFSDRHHHHSTPRRHHQHQHHYLTAPNSDLNLTRSNSSLELLDYNGSGGGRPSNCSSPSLKREYGSHGSIDAIESNGNVGGGRPTATVLPHRNEFFEMLQDYKPATLVDVDQRSPGPSEYLKGKGNGGDEQTVDGGSSSHLHVPQSPKLRSKLLFWGGKGGPRQTMDDSAMSCGSAQSAAGAGAAVGTSGGGSASAVELEEIARRRAFAHYDCQSLTTNLSYAVRLRRNLLAKRRNTTTGASAASMLFRASTPDGDNNEDDYGDGKSNELVESCPFFRNEIGGEEERIVSLSRLQNGQHATGAGGRKPLHRPPLAYGVAVLEFSPGDTHWRNSTCPYQKFPRPIENVDSGALYYRHYFAKHDHQNWFGLDDQLGPVAISIRREKVIPDADNNSSITQYQYRLVIRTSELQTLRGTVLEDAIPNIKASSNPKTLHTKEVLEYVCPEIQLSCLKMGLQNQQSIEQILKLDEQGLTNHYKVGIMYCKDGQSSEEEMYNNEEAGPAFTEFLETIGKKVKLNGFDKYRAGLDNKSDSTGLYSVYAQYQDCEIMFHVSTMLPFTANNRQQLLRKRHIGNDIVTIVFQEPGALPFTPKGIRSQFQHVFIVVQAINPCTENTYYKIAVSRSKDVEVFGPPIKEGAIFPKGKVFTDFLLAKVVNAENAAHRSEKFVTMATRTRQEYLKDLVVNHSSNTPVDTGQKFSIFSVSKKKDKIRPRFIPDKCQRGAILWQVMLDDSGQREQIECFLGISSDTFVLIEEQSKQIVFVTACKSILGWSPQSNSLRIYHHQGECMTIHMRDANADRDELIEVMDRLKAVTKGMIAQEFSISRNIMGQLGFHVQPDGIVTLVESAGQAWTAGLKQNSRLVEICKVAVATLTYDQMVDLLKTSETVLLTVIPPMADGTARKGCTLQNCKYNEGTEGDYELLTGENDNTRQSKRAPQMQQAVAGNHRRIYERSFSPPRSSNSSGYGTGSSSKSFHGQENRYTGTVSATHAEGTLTSSSSGHSSDDKWYDILQELEVPSKSGQQHTSRSSHTNTFPSTPKRNNNSHQISQVQVGQNHNHYSTIQPQPAHHNKIQVSNSLPLQQFSYSQPLTFPNSSTDDLAYKLEKNNLIKQQNDRLRQETEYHRSSKDLQHLSNDFQRLNIPPADTHSTNSSISDRMNFVGVGSEDDLSTGSGGGNSSPKSSRRLNKQHLPTGNSNYSTSRNQSPRSINGEAKLRPGVTVRSSNRNSANLSSNNAFQEELLRLINPDNIEAGTGGESKLSKDHCKAHSKENLNNTLLVHKGSQPPEVILTMARPATVISNASTASSPLPTEYKLSKEDMAVGSMLLGKGKNNQLSGGFQDEFPLPQDGDWPSLVDTATRVINSVGVSSDDRQPLVDSRRHWEDDQHVDASIASSICSSASIPELQNHVAELESKVNHEAQQRMYLESEVRRLTEENMKLKDQAQAAVQQLRKFTEWFFKNVKRQ